From Candidatus Nucleicultrix amoebiphila FS5, a single genomic window includes:
- a CDS encoding DUF3141 domain-containing protein, with amino-acid sequence MNLVSLSKEFLEYQIDFGQRLILFLDTLRQRANNMLEHEQKNLPHLLKFKFEKVLDGRDFEIPSNYALLKIIEVDDKCLEDCLNPQKPPVIIFDPRAGHGPGIGGFKRDSEVGIALSKGHPVYFAIFYPDPVPHQTIAHVLFACRRFVEKVKGWHNKPPILYGNCQAGWLIALLSAHSPGLMGPIIMNGSPLSYWASGKEANPLQIFAGIVGGVWLTRFLSDVNHGKFDGAWLVQNFENLNLANSFWKKYSDLFQNLDQEQERFLEFERWWNGFYSFSEEEITSIVENLFIGDQLERGEFSLCENCTVNLKDIKNPILIFASHGDNITPPRQALHWIRTVYPDTKSLKDAGQKIIYLINPHVGHLGIFVSAKVVHFEHHAIFEHIAKLNELKPGLYEMKILNSSTDKDPFKNEYKVEFLEKDVTDLCESEPMDAFRAVRDISEVNDHFYRKFVRPWVEISNAFLPSQLMKTMHPMRLSRKIFSEKVNPFMGTIAYGAKQTKDFRFSASEANSFKQLENEVSEQMTDILKDFQVMRDSMLESFFKLVYFPRNNP; translated from the coding sequence ATGAACTTAGTATCCTTATCTAAAGAATTTCTAGAATATCAGATTGATTTTGGACAGCGTCTGATTCTGTTCCTAGATACGCTGCGTCAACGCGCCAACAATATGCTTGAGCATGAGCAAAAAAACTTGCCTCATCTTTTAAAGTTTAAGTTTGAAAAAGTGCTCGATGGGAGAGATTTTGAAATTCCTTCAAATTACGCTTTACTTAAAATTATTGAAGTGGATGATAAATGTTTAGAAGATTGCCTTAATCCGCAAAAACCTCCTGTTATTATTTTTGATCCCCGTGCAGGTCATGGGCCAGGCATCGGTGGATTTAAACGCGACTCAGAAGTTGGAATCGCTCTTAGCAAAGGCCACCCAGTCTATTTTGCAATATTTTATCCAGATCCTGTTCCCCATCAAACTATCGCACACGTTCTTTTTGCCTGTCGTCGATTTGTTGAAAAGGTAAAAGGCTGGCATAATAAGCCCCCTATTCTTTATGGGAATTGCCAAGCTGGTTGGTTGATTGCTTTATTGTCTGCGCATAGCCCAGGACTCATGGGCCCCATTATAATGAATGGCTCTCCTCTTTCATATTGGGCCAGTGGTAAAGAAGCAAACCCCTTGCAAATTTTTGCAGGTATTGTTGGAGGAGTGTGGTTGACTCGTTTTCTGAGCGATGTAAATCATGGTAAATTTGATGGTGCGTGGTTAGTGCAAAACTTCGAGAATCTCAACCTTGCAAATTCTTTTTGGAAAAAATATTCCGACCTGTTTCAAAATCTTGATCAAGAGCAAGAACGATTTTTAGAATTTGAGCGTTGGTGGAATGGGTTTTATAGTTTTAGCGAAGAAGAAATTACCTCGATTGTTGAAAATCTTTTTATCGGTGATCAGCTGGAACGTGGTGAGTTTTCTCTGTGTGAAAACTGTACAGTGAATTTAAAAGATATAAAAAATCCTATTCTTATTTTTGCGTCCCATGGCGATAATATCACGCCGCCTCGTCAAGCTTTACACTGGATCCGCACTGTCTATCCTGACACTAAGTCTTTGAAAGACGCTGGACAAAAGATTATTTATCTCATTAATCCTCATGTAGGACATTTGGGTATTTTTGTTTCTGCTAAAGTCGTACATTTTGAACATCATGCTATTTTTGAGCATATTGCAAAACTAAATGAGTTAAAACCAGGGCTCTATGAGATGAAAATTCTAAACTCTTCCACAGACAAAGATCCTTTCAAAAATGAATACAAAGTCGAATTCCTTGAGAAAGACGTGACTGACCTTTGTGAAAGTGAACCTATGGATGCGTTCAGAGCTGTTCGGGATATTTCCGAGGTGAATGATCATTTCTATCGAAAGTTTGTGCGTCCGTGGGTTGAAATAAGCAATGCTTTCTTACCCTCTCAATTGATGAAAACAATGCACCCTATGCGTCTTAGCCGTAAAATATTTTCTGAGAAGGTCAATCCTTTTATGGGAACGATTGCTTATGGTGCTAAGCAAACAAAAGACTTTAGATTCTCTGCTTCAGAAGCTAACTCATTTAAACAATTAGAAAATGAAGTAAGTGAACAAATGACTGACATCTTAAAGGATTTTCAGGTCATGCGTGATAGTATGTTGGAATCTTTTTTCAAGCTTGTTTATTTTCCGAGAAATAATCCATAA
- a CDS encoding TolC family protein: MIFLVGYAFISADILFAEPLTLDIFLSQVKSENPDLQSSKLRAEALKQRINPAGALDDPFVAAGVDEVPFGAGSTYVRRYQISQSIPFPGKRSAKVAIAENRALSAHSNAETVNREVTVLATQVFYKTYYNTKALELNDQLKTLIQTSVESIKSHYQTGDASHHDVLLAKVETSILDIERLRLLREQKILHALLNELRNLPATTPVDALSVQFSNNELKELEVSDLKDQPELKALEHSVRRAEKEQSLAELAYFPDFVVQGMAMQPSSNMVEKKSNWGVMVGINIPLYFMEKQAPLEAAATIDKRASILEERKMKNRLNTEDIDARKQFNTAKNVVTLYKTEVLPSTTLAVQSAKNDYIAKRISLVQYLDVLKVKRTQELEYLAAQIDVELAKTRLKELLSSPPILKLAPTKPSLFGANAMSSGGMEGGNMPPSTVNMGRGMNIPSKTSSGDNGSRSTGMGGGM, encoded by the coding sequence GTGATTTTCCTGGTAGGATATGCATTTATTTCAGCAGATATATTATTTGCTGAACCTTTGACGCTAGATATTTTTTTGTCTCAAGTGAAATCAGAAAATCCCGACCTACAATCGTCGAAGCTACGAGCCGAGGCCTTAAAACAACGCATTAACCCTGCAGGTGCACTTGATGATCCATTTGTTGCTGCGGGTGTTGATGAGGTGCCGTTCGGTGCGGGAAGCACCTATGTGAGACGTTATCAAATCAGTCAGTCTATCCCCTTTCCAGGCAAGCGCTCAGCAAAGGTAGCCATTGCTGAAAATAGGGCGCTTAGTGCTCATAGCAACGCTGAAACAGTAAATAGAGAAGTGACTGTTCTCGCTACCCAAGTTTTCTATAAGACATATTACAACACTAAAGCCCTTGAACTAAATGATCAACTAAAGACACTCATTCAAACTTCAGTGGAAAGCATAAAAAGTCATTACCAAACTGGTGATGCCAGTCATCATGATGTACTGCTCGCTAAAGTGGAAACCTCCATTCTTGATATTGAAAGATTACGTCTGCTCAGAGAGCAAAAAATTCTTCATGCCTTATTAAATGAGCTTAGAAACTTGCCAGCTACGACACCTGTTGACGCTCTGAGTGTCCAATTTTCTAATAATGAATTAAAAGAACTAGAGGTTTCAGATTTAAAGGATCAGCCAGAACTTAAAGCGCTTGAACACAGTGTGCGGAGAGCGGAAAAAGAGCAAAGCTTGGCGGAGTTAGCTTATTTTCCTGACTTTGTTGTTCAGGGAATGGCGATGCAGCCAAGCTCCAACATGGTGGAGAAGAAGTCAAACTGGGGAGTGATGGTGGGAATCAATATTCCTCTTTATTTTATGGAAAAGCAAGCTCCTCTAGAAGCTGCGGCAACGATAGATAAGCGAGCTTCTATTTTGGAAGAAAGAAAAATGAAAAATCGACTGAACACCGAAGACATAGATGCCAGAAAACAGTTTAATACAGCCAAGAATGTTGTGACGCTCTATAAAACTGAAGTTCTTCCTTCAACAACCTTAGCGGTTCAAAGTGCTAAGAATGATTATATCGCTAAGCGAATATCGTTGGTGCAATACCTTGATGTGCTTAAGGTGAAACGCACTCAAGAGCTTGAATACCTCGCTGCTCAGATTGATGTGGAACTGGCTAAGACAAGACTCAAAGAACTGCTCTCGTCTCCTCCTATTTTAAAATTAGCACCTACCAAACCGAGTCTTTTTGGAGCAAATGCGATGAGTAGTGGAGGCATGGAGGGGGGAAATATGCCCCCAAGTACTGTCAACATGGGTCGGGGAATGAATATTCCATCAAAGACCTCATCAGGTGATAACGGAAGCCGTAGCACCGGGATGGGAGGGGGGATGTAA
- a CDS encoding efflux RND transporter periplasmic adaptor subunit yields the protein MCRLWTLLVLPFLMLNVTVFAQAHAQHNMNSGKEDTPRQDSNSSQSIGGRISVTVPVDQQARVGLKTAKVEKKNVARTIRTIGTVATDQTREFNFHTKINGWVEKVYADYVGKRIQKGDPLFDLYSPDLITTQKEYIEARKLGGSTGQEIATAALDRLQLWGVPSLEIDRLKTSGKVKKSLTFISLTDGFIVNKKVIRGAYITPEMELYQIADLSHLWVVVTFYEYDVSAVSVGDEVEIRLPYDPEATFKGRINYIFPAIESETRTAKARIEIDSVNQKLKPSMFVDVELKKDMGASLIIPEDAVIDTGARKIVFVKTGPSSFDPREITVGSRIGKKVIILSGLMEGEEVITSAHFLIDADSKFRAALQKNSGVSSGHAGHNAK from the coding sequence ATGTGCAGATTGTGGACTTTGCTTGTGCTGCCTTTTCTCATGTTGAATGTGACTGTTTTTGCACAGGCCCATGCCCAACATAATATGAATTCTGGGAAAGAAGACACTCCCAGGCAAGATTCAAACTCATCTCAATCTATAGGCGGGCGTATCTCTGTGACCGTTCCCGTTGATCAGCAAGCCAGAGTTGGCTTAAAAACAGCGAAAGTAGAAAAAAAGAATGTTGCGCGCACGATTCGCACCATAGGCACAGTCGCCACTGACCAGACGAGGGAATTTAATTTTCATACAAAAATTAATGGCTGGGTCGAGAAGGTTTATGCTGATTATGTTGGAAAACGTATTCAAAAGGGAGACCCCCTTTTTGATCTCTACAGTCCCGACCTTATCACAACGCAAAAAGAATATATAGAAGCACGGAAACTGGGCGGTTCAACTGGCCAAGAAATAGCAACGGCCGCACTCGACCGTTTGCAGCTTTGGGGAGTGCCGAGTCTCGAAATTGACCGACTTAAAACATCAGGAAAGGTGAAAAAATCACTCACCTTCATTTCGCTTACGGATGGGTTTATTGTGAATAAGAAAGTCATTAGAGGAGCCTATATTACTCCTGAAATGGAACTTTATCAAATTGCCGATCTTTCACACCTTTGGGTTGTTGTTACTTTCTATGAATATGATGTAAGTGCAGTCTCTGTTGGCGATGAGGTAGAAATCCGTCTACCCTATGATCCTGAAGCGACTTTTAAAGGGAGAATAAATTACATCTTCCCTGCAATAGAATCTGAAACAAGAACTGCAAAGGCCCGTATTGAGATTGATTCAGTGAACCAAAAATTAAAGCCAAGCATGTTTGTTGACGTTGAACTTAAGAAAGACATGGGCGCATCTCTCATTATTCCTGAAGATGCAGTCATCGACACAGGTGCAAGAAAGATTGTTTTTGTTAAAACTGGACCTTCCAGCTTTGATCCACGAGAAATTACGGTGGGGTCGCGTATCGGTAAAAAAGTGATCATTCTTTCTGGCCTTATGGAAGGAGAGGAAGTCATTACAAGTGCTCATTTTCTTATTGATGCTGACAGCAAGTTTCGGGCAGCTCTTCAGAAAAACAGTGGTGTGAGTTCAGGACATGCAGGACATAATGCTAAGTGA
- a CDS encoding cation-translocating P-type ATPase: protein MNSEIKTPWAQSPQEVLDILETSSTNGFSSHQVEERLRIYGRNLLKEEEKITQLARFLLQLKSPVVLTLLIATAISVLVGDIVDAIAIFTIVIINAIVGYIQEAKADNALEALKKLSAPHARVIRGGSIQEIPAADVCLGEILVFEAGDYVSADCRVIQASQLSADEAILTGESLPVNKDTVPVETSAPLGERKCMLFAGTAVATGTARAVVTAIGMNTEIGRIAGILESTDIAKTPLQGRLEQVSNRLLLFCLLVVFLVAILGMVHGEEWLDVLMTAVSLAVAAIPEGLPTVVTLTLVLGVQRMAKRNALVRRLSAVETLGSTNVICTDKTGTLTTGKMRVREVFTLSSGILKEEDAQRNDDALRKLIESSVLCSNASITSDGFATGDPTEVALLYLAKSNNLEHQYLNSAYPRLAEWSFDSNRKRMSVAVQAGSEVIIHCKGAPEALLPLCQLTEKEKVMILEAIETLSSQGRRLLSVATRTLPDPLQEFNVARYKDSVLVENNLTFLGLVSIADPPRQESIIAIQDCKAAGIKAVMITGDHPVTAKAIAQELGIVEDGIFDQVMTGLELEKMSPKDLEGQVEKIAVYARVSPEHKLKIVQAWINKGNIVAMTGDGVNDAPALKQASIGVAMGKGGTEVARQASSMILTDDNFATIVSAVGEGRAIYGNIRRTIQYLLSGNIAEILIMLGAALMGWPTPLAAIHLLWINLVTDGLPSLALAMEPVAKDVLKTTKRPSPKTFFDRRFYLELAFVSIITTVMALALYAYMLKTAGETLAKTYVFSFLVFAELFRSFACRSDQQTAFQMGLTSNLYHLLAVAIPVAFQIFLHHFDLFRALFKVQRIDWGHCLILLVLTLIPVTLIELKKWYVQSRKRSQ, encoded by the coding sequence ATGAACTCGGAAATTAAGACTCCATGGGCTCAATCACCTCAAGAAGTATTGGATATTCTTGAGACATCCTCCACGAACGGCTTTTCTTCACATCAAGTAGAGGAACGCTTAAGAATATACGGCCGCAATCTCCTTAAAGAAGAAGAAAAAATCACACAACTAGCAAGGTTTTTGCTTCAACTGAAGAGCCCCGTAGTTCTTACACTTTTAATTGCGACAGCTATTTCTGTTCTCGTTGGAGATATTGTGGATGCTATCGCTATTTTTACAATAGTGATTATCAATGCGATCGTTGGCTATATTCAAGAAGCGAAGGCTGATAATGCCCTAGAGGCTCTGAAAAAGCTCTCCGCTCCCCATGCGCGCGTTATCAGAGGAGGCAGTATCCAGGAAATACCAGCGGCGGATGTTTGTCTTGGTGAAATTTTAGTTTTTGAGGCGGGCGATTATGTTTCAGCAGATTGCAGAGTGATTCAGGCTAGCCAGCTTTCAGCAGATGAAGCTATTCTGACGGGCGAATCTCTCCCCGTTAATAAAGACACAGTGCCAGTAGAAACATCGGCGCCTCTAGGAGAAAGAAAATGTATGCTCTTTGCTGGCACGGCCGTAGCGACGGGCACAGCGCGGGCAGTGGTTACTGCGATTGGCATGAACACTGAAATCGGTCGGATTGCTGGCATTCTAGAATCGACAGATATCGCTAAAACTCCTCTTCAAGGGCGCTTAGAGCAGGTCAGTAACAGGCTTCTCCTTTTTTGTTTATTAGTTGTCTTTTTGGTTGCCATTCTCGGCATGGTTCATGGTGAGGAATGGTTAGATGTCCTGATGACGGCAGTTAGCCTTGCTGTTGCTGCCATTCCTGAAGGACTCCCCACAGTGGTGACACTTACGCTTGTGTTAGGTGTGCAACGGATGGCAAAACGAAATGCTCTTGTTAGACGTTTGTCCGCGGTCGAAACCCTTGGTTCTACCAATGTTATTTGCACAGATAAGACGGGAACTCTGACAACAGGTAAAATGCGTGTACGGGAAGTGTTTACACTTTCAAGTGGGATTTTAAAGGAAGAAGATGCCCAGAGAAATGATGACGCGTTAAGAAAACTTATCGAAAGTTCCGTCCTGTGTTCCAATGCGTCTATCACGAGTGATGGATTTGCAACAGGAGATCCAACAGAAGTGGCGCTTCTTTATCTGGCGAAGAGTAATAACTTGGAACATCAATATCTTAATTCTGCTTATCCAAGACTGGCAGAATGGAGTTTTGACAGTAATAGAAAGAGGATGAGTGTTGCAGTTCAGGCTGGTTCTGAAGTGATCATCCACTGTAAGGGAGCGCCAGAGGCACTCTTACCTCTTTGTCAGTTGACTGAAAAAGAAAAGGTGATGATCTTAGAGGCTATAGAAACCCTTTCTTCTCAAGGCAGACGGCTTTTGTCTGTCGCCACAAGAACTCTGCCTGACCCTTTGCAAGAATTCAACGTAGCGCGTTACAAAGATTCTGTCTTGGTTGAAAATAATCTCACATTTTTAGGGCTTGTCTCTATTGCGGATCCACCAAGGCAAGAGAGTATTATTGCTATCCAAGACTGTAAGGCTGCAGGAATAAAGGCTGTTATGATCACTGGGGATCATCCTGTAACTGCCAAAGCCATTGCTCAAGAACTTGGTATTGTCGAAGATGGAATTTTTGATCAAGTTATGACAGGCCTTGAACTGGAAAAAATGTCGCCCAAGGATCTCGAGGGACAGGTTGAGAAAATAGCAGTTTATGCCAGAGTATCTCCAGAGCATAAGCTGAAGATTGTCCAGGCTTGGATCAATAAGGGGAATATCGTTGCCATGACGGGAGATGGGGTTAATGACGCTCCTGCTCTTAAACAAGCATCGATTGGTGTTGCGATGGGGAAGGGAGGAACTGAAGTTGCCCGTCAGGCCTCCTCTATGATTTTAACGGATGATAATTTTGCAACAATTGTTTCTGCTGTTGGAGAAGGGAGGGCCATCTATGGTAATATTCGCCGCACTATTCAATATCTTTTGTCTGGAAATATTGCCGAAATACTAATCATGCTTGGCGCAGCTTTAATGGGTTGGCCAACGCCTTTGGCAGCGATTCATCTTTTATGGATCAATCTAGTGACAGACGGTCTTCCTTCTCTAGCACTTGCCATGGAACCTGTAGCAAAAGATGTTTTAAAAACGACAAAAAGGCCCTCACCAAAAACGTTTTTTGATCGGAGGTTTTATCTAGAGCTGGCTTTTGTGAGCATAATTACAACGGTTATGGCGCTTGCTCTTTATGCGTACATGCTAAAAACTGCAGGCGAGACCCTGGCCAAGACATATGTTTTTTCGTTTCTTGTTTTTGCAGAACTTTTTAGATCTTTTGCTTGCAGAAGTGATCAACAAACGGCCTTTCAAATGGGACTCACTTCTAACCTTTACCATTTGCTAGCAGTCGCCATTCCCGTAGCATTTCAGATTTTTCTCCATCACTTTGATCTGTTCCGTGCCTTGTTCAAAGTGCAAAGGATAGATTGGGGACATTGTTTAATACTTCTGGTTCTGACATTAATTCCGGTGACCCTCATTGAACTTAAAAAATGGTATGTACAATCAAGAAAGAGAAGTCAGTAG
- a CDS encoding efflux RND transporter permease subunit yields the protein MIEKVITWCGRNASITIIITVLLSLWGGYCLKNIRVDAIPDLSETQVIIFTEWMGRAPDLIEKQITYPLVTAMVSAPKVSVVRGFSMFGMSFVYVIFKDGTDLYWARSRVIEYLSKLAGQLPQGVTPSIGPDATGVGWVFQYALVDPTGKYNLAEIKTFQDWYLKYWLSSVSGVAEVTSIGGFKKQYQVEIDPNRLAALNIPIEKVINAIRNSNSDVGGRTLEVSEREYYVRGLGYVKDPVDIENISIGVGPNNTPIKIANIGKVSLGPNIRRGLADVNGQGDTVVGLVVLRQGEDIARVIDSVKKKIEEVKEAFPPGLELKILYDRSPLIKEAVNTLRDTLIEEILLVCLVILIFLFHLRSIVVVAITLPLSVLISMIPMYYLDISLNIMSLGGIILAVGDIVDGVVVFIENTHKKIAESHNKRPTQELAIEACRELGPSIFSALLIIGVSFLPIFALQAQEGKLFHPLAYTKTFAMIAAALVTITVTPPLIAYFVKGRIRGELENPVNRYLQGLYKPILQWCLKHTAIVLSGTGILVALSLTAFLRLGSEFMPPLWEGDLLYMPITVPGISINAASDLLTRQGAAIKAIPEVETVFGKAGRFETATDPAPISMFEYSIHLKPRDQWRKGLDEDSLIKALDKAVEVPGLNRAWTKPVRGRIDMLSTGIRTQVGVKIFGKDLKVIEEIGQQLERTLKDVIGTRSVYAERIVGGSYLDFEPDRKKLQRYGLNVGDALMVVETSVGGMEISQTIEGRERYSINVRYPRELRDSIDKLSRILVATSTGAQVPLGELGKFTVHMGPPMVLDENGSLAGYVYIDLKDRDPGGYVNDAKEAVRKNVKLPPGYFISWTGQYEYLERMQNRMKVILPLTLLLIFGFLYISMKSVSKVIMIMASVPLSLVGGILLMWSLNYNTSVAVWAGAIALIGVAVETTSIMVIFLNEAWKSRSIEGKLKTPNEFTDATIQGAQKSLRPVMMAVSMNIFGLVPVMIATGIGADVMKRLSSPMFGGLISLLILTLIVIPVIYKMYEERILLRRRNPR from the coding sequence ATGATTGAAAAAGTCATTACATGGTGTGGAAGAAATGCCAGCATTACAATTATCATCACTGTTCTTTTATCATTATGGGGCGGTTATTGCCTGAAAAATATCCGAGTAGACGCTATCCCTGATCTTTCTGAGACCCAGGTGATTATTTTTACAGAATGGATGGGAAGAGCTCCCGACCTTATTGAAAAACAAATTACCTATCCTCTAGTCACTGCGATGGTCTCTGCACCGAAAGTATCCGTCGTTCGCGGATTTTCGATGTTTGGGATGTCCTTTGTTTATGTGATTTTCAAAGATGGCACGGATCTTTACTGGGCAAGATCGCGGGTTATAGAATATTTGTCAAAGCTTGCGGGACAACTGCCACAGGGAGTTACTCCTTCTATTGGTCCTGATGCGACAGGTGTGGGATGGGTCTTCCAATATGCTCTCGTTGATCCTACAGGAAAATATAACCTTGCTGAAATCAAGACATTTCAGGACTGGTATCTAAAATATTGGTTATCTTCTGTTTCGGGGGTAGCTGAAGTTACTAGTATTGGAGGTTTTAAAAAACAATATCAAGTAGAAATCGATCCCAACAGGCTTGCAGCTTTGAACATTCCCATAGAAAAAGTCATTAACGCCATACGTAATAGCAACAGTGATGTGGGGGGTAGGACTCTGGAGGTATCTGAGCGCGAATATTATGTTCGGGGATTGGGTTATGTGAAAGATCCTGTAGACATAGAAAATATCTCGATAGGTGTTGGGCCCAATAACACACCTATAAAGATTGCTAATATTGGAAAAGTGAGCCTTGGGCCCAATATTCGAAGGGGGCTTGCCGATGTGAATGGTCAGGGTGATACCGTTGTAGGTCTTGTGGTGCTACGGCAAGGAGAAGATATCGCGCGGGTGATCGATAGTGTTAAGAAGAAGATTGAAGAAGTAAAAGAAGCCTTTCCCCCTGGTCTTGAACTAAAAATACTTTACGATAGATCTCCTCTGATAAAGGAAGCAGTAAACACGCTCAGAGATACGCTCATAGAAGAAATTCTCCTTGTCTGTCTTGTCATACTTATCTTTCTTTTCCACCTGCGCAGCATTGTTGTCGTTGCCATTACTTTACCTCTGTCCGTTCTAATATCGATGATTCCCATGTATTATCTCGATATTAGCCTTAACATTATGTCGTTAGGGGGGATTATTCTCGCCGTTGGAGATATTGTGGATGGGGTTGTCGTTTTTATTGAGAATACCCATAAGAAAATCGCAGAGAGTCATAATAAAAGACCCACCCAGGAACTGGCAATTGAAGCATGCAGAGAATTGGGTCCTTCCATATTTAGCGCCCTGTTGATTATTGGGGTATCTTTTTTGCCTATTTTTGCTTTACAGGCTCAAGAAGGTAAACTATTTCATCCACTCGCCTATACAAAGACTTTCGCTATGATTGCAGCTGCACTAGTAACTATCACGGTTACGCCGCCGCTGATTGCATATTTTGTTAAAGGTCGCATTCGTGGTGAACTTGAAAACCCTGTAAATCGCTATCTTCAAGGACTCTATAAACCCATTTTACAATGGTGTTTAAAGCATACGGCTATTGTATTGAGTGGGACGGGTATACTGGTTGCACTTTCTCTCACTGCATTTCTGCGTTTAGGATCGGAATTTATGCCGCCTCTATGGGAAGGGGACCTTCTTTACATGCCGATTACCGTTCCAGGGATTTCTATAAATGCGGCCTCTGATCTTTTAACAAGGCAAGGAGCTGCAATTAAGGCAATACCAGAAGTGGAAACTGTTTTTGGTAAGGCTGGACGGTTTGAGACAGCTACAGATCCTGCACCGATTTCTATGTTTGAATATTCGATACACTTAAAACCACGCGATCAATGGCGCAAAGGCTTGGATGAAGACTCCCTTATTAAAGCGCTTGATAAAGCCGTTGAAGTACCGGGATTAAATCGTGCTTGGACTAAACCGGTGCGGGGGCGTATCGATATGTTATCAACTGGCATCAGGACTCAGGTGGGCGTCAAAATATTTGGTAAAGATCTGAAAGTTATAGAAGAGATTGGCCAACAATTGGAGAGAACTCTCAAGGATGTGATAGGCACACGGAGTGTTTATGCTGAACGCATTGTCGGTGGATCTTATTTGGATTTTGAACCGGATAGGAAGAAGCTTCAACGTTATGGTCTTAATGTGGGGGATGCCCTTATGGTTGTTGAGACTTCTGTGGGAGGAATGGAAATCTCTCAAACAATTGAGGGGAGAGAACGCTATTCTATCAATGTCCGTTACCCAAGAGAGTTGAGGGACAGCATTGATAAACTCAGTCGTATTCTTGTGGCCACAAGCACGGGAGCTCAAGTGCCACTGGGTGAGCTTGGGAAATTTACCGTTCATATGGGACCTCCGATGGTGTTGGATGAAAACGGTTCTCTTGCAGGGTATGTCTACATTGACTTAAAAGACAGAGACCCTGGCGGGTACGTAAATGATGCAAAAGAAGCAGTTAGAAAGAATGTTAAATTGCCTCCAGGTTATTTCATTTCGTGGACGGGGCAGTATGAGTATTTGGAACGCATGCAAAATCGCATGAAAGTTATATTACCATTAACCTTGTTACTGATCTTTGGTTTCTTATATATAAGTATGAAATCTGTTTCCAAAGTGATCATGATCATGGCATCGGTCCCATTGTCTCTCGTTGGTGGAATCTTGCTGATGTGGAGTTTAAACTATAACACGAGCGTCGCTGTATGGGCGGGGGCTATAGCCTTAATTGGAGTGGCCGTTGAGACGACTTCCATCATGGTTATTTTTCTGAATGAGGCTTGGAAGAGTAGATCCATAGAGGGGAAATTAAAGACACCTAATGAGTTTACAGATGCCACAATACAAGGTGCACAAAAAAGCCTGCGGCCAGTTATGATGGCTGTGAGTATGAATATTTTTGGGCTTGTGCCTGTGATGATTGCCACAGGTATTGGTGCTGATGTTATGAAACGTCTTTCATCTCCAATGTTTGGGGGGCTCATCTCTCTTTTAATACTCACGCTCATCGTCATTCCTGTTATCTATAAAATGTATGAAGAGAGAATTTTGTTAAGAAGGAGAAATCCACGATGA